The Cotesia glomerata isolate CgM1 linkage group LG9, MPM_Cglom_v2.3, whole genome shotgun sequence region TGTTTTGTTTAACATTTATTAGCCAATTGTCGCCttcgataaaaaaagtttcagtATCTTGTccttttactaaaattaaatacggTTGGATGTTGGTCACTTGGCgtttttttaccttttttgcataattaattaaatttgttccaTCCTGtattcaagataaaaaattaggctcaatgaatataataattataatttattaaatccaacttacggcaactatttttaacaaatctcTGTTAGGAAATGCATTGGTTTTAAGAGGCTCATAATCGTCATCATTTTCATCACGtttctgaataaaataaaaaatcaattatttagatcaaaatcataaaaataagaacaattatttaggtattaaattttcaatttaagtcTATACGTACCCTTTTCTTCCTTTTTCTTTCCCTTTTCCTTTCCCTTTAccttttttggtaattattgaatttgatACAGGCAGTAAGGTTGACAATATCATCAGAGCCCTCaaattttctagaacaaaatataaaaaattacagaacgATGTAATCttgagtatatatatatatagacagATATTTCGCGTTATATCAGCACGGAAAACATCAGTAGAAGTATGACAtaggaaataaaatatattaaacatGATATTAATCAAAGCAACAATTTAGCAGCtagttaattttatcaagTACATACGTAAAATGTTTACTAACCATCTGTAATGATAGCCGATTCGGTATACTAAGCTGGTTTGCATTGTTTAACGTAATGATAAATCCGGGGAGCATAAAAGGATACAGGTAGGATACAGAGAGTCAAATTCTCGTTCGATCTgtaatttaatacaatattaaaatttcagttTTTAGTAAGAAATCAAAAAAGGTAATAAAGGTAAaaaaggaaattaaaaattgttctgAAAGACCTTACCATTTCTCCATCATAATCTAGAAAACGTGGataatgactgaaaatttcCGAAATTGTCGGACCTGACTGCTCAATCCACTGTCGCCTAAAGTCTCTTATTTCTTCAAGAAGCGTGACAATTTTTTCCTTATTCTGATCAGTTGGATTACAATTGTTCATTACAgaaatcttaaataatatcaaaataaataaaaagattacaacaaatcaattaagttttaactaattaacaaccaactttttgttttatttctgTTTCTGTAAATCCAGAAACGAATTGAGATGACGAggaataagtttttttttcttgtcgtTTCAAAGCTGCCTTAGAATACATTTTCTTCGAAGGGCTTAAATTGCTTCGCATCGTATACAAACGATACTCCAAAAATCCAGTCTTTGAGTTTTTGTCATAGTAAggttcttaaaaaatataatttattgatcaCATAGTTCGTAAACGTAAatcttataatataattttcagttattaaattcacggaaaaaaatttataacgaCACGTTAAAATAACGGAATTCTGATTTGTGTAGTATTTTCTCAGagattatttgaattatttttctactgcaaattattttcattagttTAAACATATATACAATTACCCAGccgtttttataaaatgagtCTTTCAATCTAGGAAACTCTGTCACCATAGCTTTGGCCAACGCAATTTTTGCTTCTTCCGGTGGATAGCTGTAGaaaataatgtaattattaaattttacagagaaaattttaatttttccaattattgtattgttttaataattgtttgatGACTTACTGAGTAGCATGGAGACTGACTAACTCAGACATTACCAACCGGACTAAGGCTTTCCTCTTCTTATCAACGAAAATTTGATCAGATCTCATAAAGCTTTCAATAAGTCTGAACCTTcaggtttttattttagtgtCACTGCGACAGTACCGTACctctaaaattttagaaatagaaattataagtaagattgataataattctttaaaataaataatatcagaTAGAAAAACAATTACTGAAAACTGATGTCTATCACGTGCTAACACTTTTTCCGTGCTAGTTCCAGCAACTACCGACGACAAACCCTGATCTACTGGCGAACTTTCATGAGAATTCAGTGCTGACTTGCtgtaattttctttatcaGTTCCAACGTTGGCTCTGAGTTTATCTAATAATCTCATCAACATTATGCGTGGCCCCATTTTAATTCCCATTTGCTCAAAATTCTCTTTTGTCAATTCCAGGAAAACGCTCCCATCAATAGATTCATCTGAAagccgataaaaaaaaaattaatattaatttataacttatgaTCATCagtacttaataattttcttcacagttattttcaataataaactaatgtataattaagaattatttatactgACCACAGAAGTAAGTTGAAAATATGagtcataataaaatatgacgGAGACTTATATACAAATTTGGAGAATTTGATGGGTTCCAAGGGCAAAAAGGTTTGAAATGTGCTAAGGCGGATACGGCAATAAAGCGATTATCAGTTTCATGGGGATGTTCAATCGAATACGCGTGTAAATTCACATCAAAATCTACTGTTATGTAAGTAGATACTAAGCAATAAATTTCTGTACCATTAAGTATAACTAGTTCTTTTATTTTACCAAATAATGGCAAATTGTTAGGCTGAACTGTTGATACTTTCAAACATACATATAATCCAAGGCGAAATTCTACACCATTTATTTTTGCAGACTTCACAGAAAGTACTTTGTCATTTATTgcataatttaattgtaacaGAAACTGTCGGCTCAGAGTGGAATCGACTAGTTCTTCTTTCCGAGAAAATGATTGTAATCGAAATAATTGAACATCTTTTCCACCCCATTTCGCGCTTTGTCcacattgaaatatttttatcaaagtttTTGGAGGGTTCTTGAAATTACGGACAGCCTGAGCTCTAGCTTTTGCAACACCATGTTTAGCTTCTTCACGCATGCACCAATAGTTTATAGCTGGACCAGACCACAAGATGCATTCAGGATAGTGAGATAAATGatggaatttatttatttcatgaaTATCAGGAAACAAGTTTTGGAAACTTGTTCGAAACTGTTTAATTAGAGCATCAAGATAAGGCATTTGTGAACAAAAAAGCTTCGGAGCAAATACAATTTCCATGATttgtagtaaattttttatcaaggcCATATATTTATCATCACTGTCAACTTtatcaaacagtaaaaatggCAATGCGCGAATCAAGCACCAAACTTGCATCGCCTTTTGACATAATAGatgatcattttttcttaacataGAATCGGTGAAGTTAGCAGAAGGTTTATTCACATTTTCACAAAATCCCCATTGAAATGATGCTAtattcccatttaaataattagtatcaaattttttttcaactaatatGTACTGTTTAAGAACCAATTTTATGACCATTGGGCAAATACCACATAGAAAATCGTGCATAGGATCGAATACTTTATTACGGGTTATATGAAAATATCTAGATTCGTTTAAGCAACTATTTCCACGCATGCCTGTAGCTGTTGATCGGAAAAATTATTACGAGTTAACAGATCTAAATGCTCCTGATATAAATTTAGAGTACGCTCTTGACCGTGTTGAAGAATTCCGGCATGTAAATTCTCTCTTGAATACATACATAGTCGACAAAACTGATTACAAGATGGTCCTAACAGATTGAATACATCATGTACAGCAAGACCATCTCCAATGAAAGCAACAAGAGTTGCTCATAAAATAAAAGGACCATTTTCTGTATTCACTAGTATTCCTGCATCACTTTCCAACTCCTCCAGATCATTCAAGAAAGGTTGCAGAATTGCTTTGAATCCGTACTTTTTCACATCAACGTCTGCACATAAAGCAAGCACATGAATAGAATTCAAATCAGAAGTTATTTGTGGTGGTATATTTTGAATACTGTAATAAAAAGCTCCTAATTTATGAATTCCAGTTTTGGATCCTAGAGGATTCACTATTTCTAACTCATCGTAATAAAGTTGTAATCGGAGGGCATGCGGATGTTGTTGCAGGAATTCGTGAGTTTCTGCATGCTGTTCATCGAGAAAAGAACTTAGTATACCTTCTGGTGATTTTTGTTCATGCAGAATGGCTTCTAGGACATTTGGAttataaatatctaatttAAGAGTCTCTATGATCGGTACATACTGAAAAGTATCCATCACCGATGTAGGCTGATACGTACCAGTAATTCTATTTAGTTTATTATCCATTCGCCGTCCAAGTGGAATTTCAACGGGCTTAATATATTGACAAGACTGTTCTAAAGCTGTAATTTGGCCGTCAAATCTTCTGAGACCATCGAAAACATTAGATAAGTCAAATGCTTTTAAAATGTCCTTAGCTTCATCATTACCAATTAAATCttgttcaataaaaaaattattgactttATTTCTAAGAAAATCACACGTGTTGACTAACAATTCCTCACATTCATCTACGATATCTGTCAATGTTGAAGTTGTCATAGACGGCTTACACTGGAATCGACCAATCATTCGAACAATGTGATAACTCATGTCAAACAcccgattattattattattattattattttcaccaTCATTATTAGGATGAAAATGATCAttatcatcaatattattatcatttctgTTGTCATTTTCATTGTCGTTGTTATTATCTACATTCATTTCGCTATCGTCGTTATGATTTAGTTGATTAtgcaaatgaatttttttaatatggcGTCTCAAAGatgaaaagttcaaaaatcTTCGACAACACCCACCTTGATCACATTTGAATCCCCGATCGCCGACCCCCTGGCTTACAGTAAGCCCATGAACGTttacaaaatgattttttaatccgCTCAATTCTCCACTTACTAATCGATGACAGAGAAAACAATTCAACCGTTCCATggcaaataaaatattcaaaaaataaataattaaacaagtCACTTACGCCTCAATTTTTCGAGAGCGTCACAATCATGAACAATTTCACCCAACTTGATCACTAGCTCCTCAACTGACAGGTTCTTAAACACCTCCATCTCGATTAttctgaagtaaaaaaaaaagaaattttcacaTTAAAATAGTTGAAgataagaaaagaaaatatcCTGCAATGTCAGAATTTGATAcattttttgcaatattattcttattaaactttattttttctctcaaataACAATCGACtcgaccaaaaaaaaaattgtaattgattttactccaaaaaatggacacaaataatttatttgttaattgtaaaagacTTTGTTAGTTAATAATACTCTTATATAAAACCtgtaagtaatttttagcGCAAAATATTAAGTGCTTGGtgctattaaataaattgcattATCAATAGTACACTCTTAAAATGAATCAGTGAACAAAATATCGAAGCAAAATGGATTTCACTGATTCGATTAGTGCGTTTACTCACGCGCATGCGCTTGGATATTCAGTTCACTGATTTAAACAGTGAATTTCTCATTCACTGGTTGAATCAACTAGAATCCGCGTGTTTATTTTAAGAGAGTACATTTGACTTCCGAAAAGGTGGATAAACATATaaccaataattaattcagtgaaaatttcattaaaaaaaaaaatcataaaaaaattgatgtaagaAGTTTTTATCGCCACTaatgttattttatcaaacgTTACCGTGAACATACAATTCATAGATTCGGGAATGACTCAAtgttaaagttaaaattagaCTTTCGATAAAACATAACCTCAAAAATTCATTacattagaatttaattacaGAATCCGATACGAATGTTTGGTGCAATATAGAATTTTGATTAAGTtttctttcaataattaatacgactgacttaattaataattgttataaactCAAGTAGTTTATTATACTCTGATATAAAATCCTTGAGCTACACTCTTCACGAAACACAACGTTCTCCGTATTActaaatccgaacaaaaacagtttcactgtaaaaataaataatagtttaaaaaaactaaaaacacgctttttatagaaaaccaaactaaaaaatagaaaataaatttaaattaagaatagtgttaaaaatttcaataaatataaattaataatagtgtaaataaaaaaaatgtattttattttaaaaaaagcgtgaggtgcatggtgtcaatagttataaatattttattgacagatatgagtagagtgattatcattttgataatatcttaaaaagcaccccacgctttttttaaaataaaatacatttttttatttacactattattaatttatatttattgaaatttttaacactattcttaatttaaatttattttctatttttagtttggttttctataaaaagcgtgttttagtttttaaactattatttatttttacttttagtttggtttatttataaaagcgtgattttttagtttttaaactattatttgttgattatcaaaaatattcaggcgcgcaaattacccacggagagttacatactgacatactgacatactgacatacaagtgaagctaataaaaaataattatttataaatattataaatacggggaatcagagttcgatttcggagagcgagcctgagaaacggctaccagaaccaaggaaggccgcaggcgcgcagattacccacggagagttactgacatactgacaaactgacatacaagtgaagctaatataaagcgtgtaaaaatcgcgccatgtccacgttcataagactattaagaaaaaaaatttcttatttctttaaaaaaagatataaaataaaaaaattcaaaaattcaagtaaccgatataattgtatttgattttcagaaattaaaaaaaattttattgtaaatttgaaaattaaaaaaaaaattttggaacgtatttagtgtgcgtggttgcaaaatattttacttttaatgaaattcgtaaaatctatttactaggactttaaaaacattgaaatacacaatgacgcacaccaagtacgttccaaaattttttttttaattttcaaatttacaataaaatttttgtattgtaATCTGTtttatttgcaataaaattgattttacgCATATGCTTAGATATTCTGTTCACTTGTTGAATAGGCGAAATTTCACCAGTACATTGTAAGAGAGTATATTTGACTTCCATAAAAGTGAATAAAAGTAAAACCATTTATCAGTTTAgtgacgtttttaattttaacaaatgatgaaaaaaaaaagatgtgAGAATTAGTTATGATCACACGTATAGTTGAATTAGTTAGACCGatacaatttatcaaaaaaaaatatataattacctGTATATCGTGTTCAGTCCAAAAATGTCGTAAATCACCGAAGCAATCATTCCACAATGCTGTCACTTATTAATCACTAAATTATACCATCGTCACAAAATTTGCACATTACAACCGTAAatattccaaaattttcactttaaaaTCTTGTTTAAGCATATGCACTTATGTACATTTTTCACTGACTCAACCAGTGAATTTTTCGTTCACTGGTTATACCAGCTAAAGTTCGCTGGTTTTATTTAAGACAGTAGTAAAATTGTGAAATTCACAAATTCATAAGTGAATTTGAGCTCCACttatagaaataatgaaaatatcgctagtttattagtaaaaatcactaatttgcTGGTGAAAATTATGCTGCTAACTTTattagtgaatattcactaaCTTTTTAGAGAAATTCACTGATTATGCAGTGAATACAGCTTCACTAACGTaattattagtgaaaatttcactgattcatgtttagagagtaCCTAAAAATACGCCGGAGGCAAAATTTTCCTTCTTCTCTAGAagaaattttggctcaatgattttttgatatttttaattctaattaaagataatttttaaaatactgtCGCTATATGTCAAAAGATTAATTATATCTGACAAGAATTAAATGAAAGATGTGCCGGAACAAACTTATGGAAccaaaaactatttaaaaacttaaatttaataatataattagatTATCCTGATTCAGAAagatgatttgaaatgattactTTCATGTtaattgtatatctatatagtaTTCAAATCAGatgcttttaaattatttcagatcattttaaatcatttcaaattagaTTTCTTAACCAgggtaaggtaaaagacccagttattgacagtgaactagttattgacacttgcaattttattttaattaaataaaacaaatcgactctactaaattaataaatataatttttgaattataaattttaagatacttggttttttgaaaacatttcatttttttaattaaaataaaattgcaagtgtcaattaACTaggcaagtgtcaataactgggtcttttatcttatttttaattaaaagtgctataaaagttaattctccgaaactttaatttaaattaaattaaaatttggaaCCTAGTATGAAATAGTATTAACATGAAGTAGACTTGTTAAGTATAATTGTCAATTGGTGCTAAAATCAAAGCCTTAGTACAAAATATAATAGTGTTAATATGAAATATGTAAGTGTCAATTTGTACTAGAACCAgagctttatttatttaataagatgcagtttaacttaaaataatgtgatgaaaaaattgtaaaaagtagTTCTTACTGATGTACAatgtctaaataaatttatccagtctaattaaaaaaaaaaatgataacaaaTCTATCaacttaatttattgaaaaaatgataaataaatagaataaaaatattatgttaaagaaaattgtcttaatttggaacaattttatatttctaacGGTTTATATTGGGCTAGTTCTTATAATTAATCGTGATAGAAatgattgattaaattaaagtaaacTCTGATAAGTTAGGAATCTACGgagagaaaataatatttgatatttttattatatgttcgtttaaataattcaaaaaaattttatcataaaaaaaagttgtaaaattaaaaaactactaattatttttttatttgaaattattttaacttatataaaaatgaattttaatgaaatgataaaaaatatctgacgtgtaaaaaaatataacaaatgtctgattttttatcaatgtttaatttggagaaaaattattgcagcattaaataatttttttatttatttttcgttattaaagtatgaatcaattaaattgataaaaatttctgtaCCGATATTTGCGTACAGAAAACAAATAACGTCATTTGAAACTGGTGGTGTCATCTAGCAGGTCTTACGTAAATAATGTACgtactaataattaaatttaaaatcttcaAGACTGAAAttcttatataaataaaacaaaaatttatcaaaaaaaaattatttgatcgtTAATTTGTTACCTAGATTTTttgaagataaataaaaattcatcgacaatatcaaaaaattatcaagataaaaaacactttcaatgataaaataataaaaaattgtgcaAGCGTTTATTAACATGTATAAATTGACCAGTTCAATAATTTGCTGATTCAGATGTTTAAGTTGGCCGTAAAACGTCTGTACCAACAATAAATTCTTCAAGTAAGAGGGAATTACTCAAATACCTCAGTCGTCTTTTAGTTGTTCGCCAGAAATTTTAAGCGTAAcataaaactatttaattttttctatatttctCTCTAAATATTCCAAAAACGGTGtgtgtaaattttaatctttacgTGAACATAAACAATTCATCacattaaattaaagttagcagtcacttgagaattttttaattttatttaacaaaataatttatttaaaaagttattttttttaaattggattttttatttttattaatttctacttgtcaatttttttttctaatttttttttgccataattaaatatattctaaattaatttttataaacaatacatGACACTAAAATTGACagatattagaaatttttttttaattttatgatgaaaattaagttagccgacatctaaaaattaaaaaaattttttttattgaaaaaattgcaacaaaaaaaaaaaaaaatttgattcgtaaaaaactttaaaaactataaatgaaatttttaaaaaatattttttagttctaatttaataaaagagaagaaatcaaaaaattaaaaacgtcggctaactttagtattatattttatggtaattaaattattataaaaaaaaaatttaattaacaaattccacatgtgaaaattaataaaaattaccagtgaaaatttttagaagaatttttcaatataattgatttgttataaaaatttttaaaattgacagctaacttcagtatcataaaaatacctcaaattatttaaaattggatATTAAAGACATAATCTCTTGtaagtattaatttaattataattaaaattactaatttaaatacaataaaaaataacacatTACCTTAACTGGGTCATCCATTAGAATCcgggtatttatttatatttactacaGAGGTTTTTGGCGCGTAGAAGGAAcgcaaattttaaaatcccGTTACACGATATAAAATATCCTTAGCGATttaaacctaaaaaaaaactaataaaaaaaagagaattGTAAGATACGATAAGAGCGATTCAACGACCTGCCAACCGACTTTTACCACTTCCGCAACTAATTGTAAAGGTATCCGCGCATTGTCAAATCATGAGAACTGATTCTCTGTCTATACTTACTCTTACTTTACAATTTGTTGTtatttgttgttgttattatttttaaaatgttttttgcaTCCACTTTCTCTGATACTCCATTATGTtcctcaataaatttatttccattAAGCCcgtaaacttttaaattactcTCCTAAAAGAAGttgtaaaaaaagaaattaatgaataaataaataaataaaaaaaaactgaataaaaaaagagaCAATAAATAGGCGAATGTAGAAAGTAATGTAGTGGGGGTAAATAAATGGTTGAATTTAAGCAAAAGTAACAATTGCTTTCCTCGCGCTCAATCTTCTTGGAccgtaaaaatattttcatatcaatttcATCTATTTTATCACCGACTTAAATCATACCATCGCGTGTGTTAGAATAGTTTTAGATCATTCAATCTTAAGATAAATATTTCAgtgaagaaaacaataaaatttctccgagcaaatatttaaacaataatacgTGATGCTACTTGTAAGTTTATGATAATCACaataaaatgtcattaaagttaacagtcgcttgatcattttttaatttttgttaataaacaaatttgtttaaaaaaaccatatttaaaaaattgcattttttttttattttctaaatgtcatttttttttctcattttctttgacataatttatttgttaaaaaaatttttaaaattataaaatatctgctaaattaattaaattataactaatttaatttttaaattattaaaaatccgctaaattaattttcatcatcaAAGTTAGCAATTACTGGaccatattttaatttttttttaacaaacaaatttgtttcaaaaa contains the following coding sequences:
- the LOC123271189 gene encoding histone-lysine N-methyltransferase, H3 lysine-79 specific-like produces the protein MERLNCFLCHRLVSGELSGLKNHFVNVHGLTVSQGVGDRGFKCDQGGCCRRFLNFSSLRRHIKKIHLHNQLNHNDDSEMNVDNNNDNENDNRNDNNIDDNDHFHPNNDGENNNNNNNNRVFDMSYHIVRMIGRFQCKPSMTTSTLTDIVDECEELLVNTCDFLRNKVNNFFIEQDLIGNDEAKDILKAFDLSNVFDGLRRFDGQITALEQSCQYIKPVEIPLGRRMDNKLNRITGTYQPTSVMDTFQYVPIIETLKLDIYNPNVLEAILHEQKSPEGILSSFLDEQHAETHEFLQQHPHALRLQLYYDELEIVNPLGSKTGIHKLGAFYYSIQNIPPQITSDLNSIHVLALCADVDVKKYGFKAILQPFLNDLEELESDAGILVNTENGPFIL